GTCGCAGCGCGTCGTCGCGACGCTCGGCCCCGCCCCGCTGACGAGCGACCCCGCGGTCGCCGCACGGGTCGCCGACCTCGGGCTCTACGTGCTGCAGGACCACGGGGAGCGCGACCTCGCCCGGGTCGGACGCATCGTCACCGAACGCGGCGGTGTCGCGTGGTGAGCTTCGACCACCGCGAACCCGGGACCGATCCCGCGGCGTGGACGGCGTTCCTCCGCTCGGTGCCCGCGGTGCCGGTCGACCTGCACGGTGTCGGCTCGGTGGTCGTCGTCGCGCCGCACCCCGACGACGAGACCCTCGGCGCCGGTGGCCTGATCGCGACGGCCGCGGACGCCGGCATCCCCGTCCACGTGCTGCTCGTCACCCGCGGCGAGCGCTCGCACCCGGACTCCCCCACGGTGACACCCGCCGAGCTCGCGCCCCGTCGGGCCGCCGAGTTCCGGGCCGCGCTGCGGGTGCTGCACCCGACGGCCGGCGCGACCGAGCTCGACGTGCCCGACGGCGCGGTGCGGGAACACGTCGACGTGCTCCGCGCCGCACTCGAGCACCGTCTCGCCGGGGCGCCGCGTCCGACGCTCGTCGTCGCGCCCTGGCGCGGGGACGGACACCGCGACCACCGGATCGCCGGCGAGGTCGCGGAGCAGGTGGTCGACGCGACGCCGGGCACCGACCTGCTCGCGTACCCGGTGTGGGCCTGGCACTGGGACGACCCGGCTGCTCCGACCGCACCCTGGGACCGGGCCCGCACGCTCACCCTCGACGCGGACGTCCGTGACCGGAAGGCCCGGGCGCTGGCCGCCTACCCGTCGCAGACGCTGCCGTTGTCGGCAGCACCCGGGGACGAGGCGATCGTCGACGACCGTCACGCGGCGCACCACCTGCGGGTCGAGGAGTGGCTGTTCGCGCCGGTGCGGTCGCGCTCCGGGGACTCCTTCGACGCGCACTACGCGCGGAAGCCCGAGGGGTGGGACTTCGACGGCTCCTGGTACGAGCAACGGAAGCGCGCCGTCACCCTGGCCGCACTCCCCCGCCCCCGCTTCCGGTCGGCGCTCGAGCTCGGCTGCGCGACCGGCGTGCTCACCGCGGCCCTCACCGAGCGCGCGGACGCGGTCCTCGGCACGGACGTCGCTGCCGCCGCGATCGAGCGGGCGGAGCGACGGGCACCGGGCGCCCGGTTCGAGACCGCCGCGTTCCCCGCCGAGTGGCCGGACGGCCGGTGGGACCTGGTGGTGCTCTCGGAGGTCGGCTACTACCTGTCGCCGGACGACCTCGACCGCACCGTCGACCGGGTGCTCGAGACGCTCGACGACGACGGCGTGCTCGTCGCCTGCCACTGGCGCCACCCGGACGACGACGCGGTGACCGACGGCGACACGGTGGACGCGCGGCTGGCCGCCCGCTGGCCGCGGCCCGCACTCGTCCGGCACGTCGAGGAGGACTTCGTGCTCAGTGTGCTGCCGGGACCCGCCGTCGCCTCGGTCGCCCGGGCCGAGGGGCTCGTCCGGTGAGCGCCACCCGCATCGACGTCGTCGTCCCGGTGCACGACGAGGAGACCTCCGTCCGCGCCGCCCTCGACGCACTGGCGACCGCCGTCACGTCACTCCACGACGCGCACCCGTCGACCCGGGCCGCCGTGACGCTCGTCCTCGACGGCTGCACGGACGGTACGGCCGGCATCGTCGGGACGGCGCGGCAGGCGGACCCCGTGTGGCGGACGGGTCGCCTGTACGTCAGGACCTCGTCGCGCGTCGGCGTGGGTCGCGCGCGGGCACTCGGCACCGCGCACGCGAGGACCCTCGCCCGGGCGACCCCGCCCGGCCGGCACTGGTTCGCGCACACCGACGCCGACTCGCGCGTCCACCCGGACTGGCTCGTGCAGCAGGTGGACGCCCTGCTCGCCGGAGCGCACCTGCTCGTCGGCGCGGTCGTCCCCGACCCGGACGACCTCGACCCCGCGGTGCTCGACCGCTGGCGGGCGGCACACCCGCCCGGGGCGACCCTCGGGCACGTGCACGGCGCGAACCTCGGCGTGCGGGCGGACGCCGACACCGCGTTGGGCGGCTTCGACCCCGTGCCCGAGCACGAGGACGTCCGACTGGTGGACCGGGCACGGGCACTCGGGCTCGACGTCCGGGCGACGACCGAGCTCCCGGTGGTCACGAGCGGACGCTTCGCCGGCCGGACCCCCGGTGGGTACGCGGAGCACCTCCGTCGCACCTACGGCGACGCCGGCTGACCCGCCCCTCCGGCCCCCGCCCGCCCCTTCCGCGGAACGCAACGTCGGCGGCTGCCCGCACGGCGACACCGCTGCGAGCAGTCGCCGACGTTGCGTCGTGCGGTGCGGGTCTGCGCGGACACTCCCGCGGAGCGGCCCGACGCGCTCAGGTGACGGGGTAGTCGCAGTACGCGAACCAGCGCGAGTCGGGCGACCACGGCGGCACGTTGACGGTCCCCTGGCCGCCGTCGAGCGCGACGAGGGTCTCGGGCACGACGGCGATCCGCGCGCCCCGGGCCAGGACCCCGGGCAGCAGCCGCAGCTCGACCCGGTGGTCGGCGGGGTGCCCCTGCACGCCGGGGCCGTACGACAGGTAGAGCATGTGCGCGCCGTCCGGGGACAGGTGCGGGAACCAGTTCACGCGGTCGTCGGCGGTGATCTGCACGGGACCGCCCACACCGGGGTCGTCCGCAGCGCCGTCGCCCGCAGCGCCGTCGGACTCGAGCCGGAGCGACGCGAGCTGCGCGGTGCCCGGTGTGAAGCGCTCGGTGTTGAACAGGACGGTGGCGCCGTCCGGCGTGATCGCGCACCCGTCGTCCGGGTGGGGGTCCCGCGTGAGGAAGGTCGTGTCGCCGGACGCTGCGTCGACGAGGGCGACGTCGGTCGTCCAGACCCCCTCCGGCGTGCGCTCCCCCACGATCGCCGCGAGGGTCGAACCGTCGGGCGCGATGCCGTGCAGGTAGTACTTCCGGACCACCGGCAGCACCGCGGCGGTGTCGGTGATGCGGACCGCCGACCCGCCCTCGGGCAACGGGACCCGGTACAGCTCGCCGTCGCGGGCGCTCACCACCACGGAGTCGCCGCCGGGGTCGAGCACGTGGTCGTTGTTGATCTCGTCGACGCCCGGCATCGGCACGCGGACGAGAGCGGTCTCGTCGAGCACCGTGTCGCTGCCCGTCGCCGGCGGGGTCAGGAGCCAGAGGTCCCCGTCCCCGTTCAGCACGAGCGTGCCGTCGTCGCGCACGTTCGGCGCCTCGGCGAGCACCCGGTCCGACGAGAACACGAGCCTCGACGTCCGGGTCTCGACGTCGTACACGTGCACCCGGCTGCTCTGCCCCGGCAGCAGCTGCCGTCCTCGCGCCCCCGTCATCTGTCCATCCTGTCGCATCGGACCACGCACCGACGAGACTCGGCCCGGCGGACAGTTCCACGGGCGAAGTCCCGCGAAACTGTCCGCCGAGCCGAGTCTCGGGTAGGCCGGCCGGGCCCGCCAGCCGAGCCCGGCCGGGCCAGCCGGGAGCGCCTACTTCACCGCACCCGCGGTCAGACCGGCCACGAACTGGCGCTGCACGATGAGGAACGCCACCACGACCGGGATCGAGACGACGAGCGACGCCGCCATGATCTGGTTCCAGTACACGTTCGTCTGCGTGGAGTACTGCTGCAGACCGTTCGCGAGCAGCTGCCCGTCGCCGTTCGTCATCACCGAGGCGAAGAGGACCTCGCCCCACGCGGTCATGAACGAGTAGATGCCGACCGCGACGAGACCGGGTCGCGCCGAGGGCAGGATGACCCGGAACAGCGCGCCCATCGGTCCGGAGCCGTCGACCATCGCGGCCTCGTCGAGCTCCCGCGGGATCGTCTCGAAGTACCCGGACAGCATCCAGATCGAGAACGGCAGCGTGAACGTCAGGTAGGTGATGATCAGGCCGAGCCACGACCCGACGAGCTGGATGCCGAGCGCGTTGCCGAGGTTCGTGAAGATGAGGAACAGCGGCAGCAGGAACAGCACGCCCGGGAACATCTGGGTGGAGAGCACCGCCGTGGTGAAGGTGCTCTTGCCCTTGAAGTTCCAGCGCGAGACACCGTACGCGGCGAACGTGGCGATGATCAGCGAGAACAGCGTCGCGATCGTGCAGACCACGAGCGAGTTCACGAAGTACTTCGCCAGCGGCACCGTCGACCACATGTCGATGAACGGCTGGAGGGTGATGTTGGTCGGGATCCACGTGAAGTTGTCCTGCACGTCGCCGAGCGGCTTCATCGCCGTGGTGATCATCACGTAGAGCGGGACGACCGTGAACAACGTCAACAGGACGATCGTGACGACCTTGAAGGACTTGGCGCCCATTGTTTCACGCACGGACGGACCTCCGGTTGGTCACGGCCAGGTAGATGCCCGTGACGATGAGCAGGAAGATGAGGAGCAGCACGCTCATCGCGGCGCCGGAACCGAAGTTCCAGGTGATGAACGACGCGTTGTAGATGTGGAAGCTGAGCAGGTCGGCGGCCGGCGGTTGCGCGGTCGAGCCGAACAGCACGTACGGCGTGTTGAAGTCGTTGAACGTCCAGAGGAACATCACGAGCACGAGCGTCACGTTGACCGGACGGACCATCGGCAGCGTGATGGAGCGCCACTGGCGGAAGGGCTTCGCACCGTCCACCGACGCGGCCTCGTACACGTCGTTCGGCACCGACTGCAGGCCCGCCATGAGCATGAGGAACGCGAACGGCCAGGTCTTCCAGATCGCGACGACGACGACCGAGACGAACGCGTTCGAGCCGATCAGCCAGAACGGTCCCTGCCCACCGAAGAGTCCGAGCTGGTCGACGAGGACGTGGTTCACGGCACCCGAGTCCCGCTGGAACATGAACTTCCAGGTGATGATGCCGGCGTACATCGGCAGCGCGTACGGCACGAGGAAGAGCGTGCGGAAGAGCCCGCGGCCCTTGAAGGGCTTCTGCAGCGCGACCGCCGCAGCCATGCCGAAGGTCCACGCCAGCGCGACGACGATGACCGTGTAGCCGCAGGTGATGAGGAACGAGTTGAGGACGCCCTTGCCGATGGCCTGGTCGAAGTCGATGGCGACCGAGTAGTTCCGCAGCCCGGCGAAGGGCGCGGCTCCCCAGTTCGCGATGAAGTACTTGGTGAGCTGCACGAACGAGATCCAGATGCCGGTGAGCATCGGCACGATGTGGATGAGCAGCTCGAAGAGGACCGCCGGCGCGACGAGCGCGTACGGCAGCCAGTGGCGCTTCGGCTTCCGACCCGGCTGCGGCCCCGACAGGGTCGGTGCCTTCGTGTGGGTCAGGTCGATGCGCTCGGAGTCGGGCAGGACCGAGGTGGTCATGGGTGGGGGCCTTCCGGCAGGAGGGGGATCGGTGCTTCGCGCGGGTCCGTGGCAGCGGACGGGAGGCGCGGCGTGCGTGAGCCGATGCGCTCACCCCCGGCGCGGGGCCGGGTGTGGAGGGGCGAGGCCCGGGGCGCGTCCTGCGGACGCACCCCGGGCCTCCCGGCCGACTAGCCGACCGACTGCGAGACCTGGTCCTGCGCGGTCTGCAGGGCCGTCTTGATGTCGCTGTCGGACACCGTGCCGCCGGTGGCGATCTTGGCGAACATGTCGTTCATCGCCTTGCCGACCGTCGACTCGAACTGGTCCTCGGCGGGCACCAGCGGGAGCGGCTTCGCCTTGTTGTTGTAGATGTCGAGGAACGTCTTCGTCTGCTCGTCGGAGACCGAGTCGGCAGCCGAGGCGAGCACCGGCAGGGCCGAGTACGGCTTGTCGAGCGTCGTCTGGGTGTCCTCGCTCGTCATGTACTTGACGAACTTCAGCGCACCGTCCTTGTTCTTCGTGTTCTTGAAGACCGACAGGTTGATGCCGGCGGGGAAGGAGGCGATGTCCTTCGCGCCCTCGGGTGCCGGGAAGGGCACCACGCCGAAGTCGTCGGCGGACATGCCGTTCGACGTGATCGTGGCGTTGGCGTTGTTCTGCGTCAGCATCATCGCGGCCTTCTTGTTCGCGAAGTCCGACACCGCCTGCGTGCCGTTGTCGTACTGCGCGTTCGAGGTGTTGACCGCCTTGTCGGACTGCATCAGGTCGAGGTAGCGCTTGATGCCGTCGACGTTCGCCTTCTGGGTGAAGGTCGGGTTGCCGTCCTCGTCGAACCACTCGCCGCCGTTCTGCGCCGAGTTGATGAAGGCGAAGTGCGCGTTCTCGGTGTACGAGCCACCGGCGATGGTGAAGCCGTACTTGCCGTCGGTGGTGAGCTTCTTCGCGTCGGCGGTCAGCTCCTCCCACGTGGTGGGTGCCTCGAGGCCGGCGTCCTTGAACATCTGCTTGTTGTAGTACAGGCCGTAGGCGAGGCCGTAGAGCGGGACGCTCGTGACGGTCTTGCCCGGAGCACCACCGGTGGACAGCGCGACCTTGCCGAACTTGTCGGCACCGCCGATCGCCTCCATCTCCGAGTCACCGAACTCCTGGAAGGCGCCGGTGGCCTGGAGCGACGTCGCCCAGGTGTTGCCGATGTTGACCACGTCCGGGCCCTGGCCCGAGGTGACGGCGGTGGTGATCTTCGTCTGCAGGTCGTTCCAGCCGATGACCTGGAGGTCCACCTTGATCCCGGTCTCCTTGGTGAACTTCTCGAGGACGGGGGTGAGCACCTCCTTGTCGTTCTGCAGGGACGTGCCCTGGTTGGACGCCCAGTACGTGAGCGTCTTCGAGTCGCCGGAGGAACCGGACGACCCGGAGGAGCAGGCCGCCAGGCCGGTCACGGTGAGTGCCGCGGCCGCGGTGATGGCCAGTGCGCGGATGGCAGTGCGCATGACTCTCTACTTTCTCGTCGTTGAGATGGTGCGAAGGGGTGTACGTGTCGGGTGCTGCTGTGTGCGTGCCGGTCGACGTCGCCGTCACCGGCGTGCGGGGTCGTCCCGATGCCCTGCCCGGGTGTGCCGTCGTCCGCGGACGGACGCCGGCGCGTCCGGTCAGGACAGGGTCGACTCCGCGGGGTCCCAGCCCTCGGGGAGGGTCGGGGAGGGTGCGACGGTGCTCTCCACGAGCACCGTCTCACCACGTTCTGCCGCCTCGGCGATGGAGACCATCACGTCGAGGACGTGGAAGGCGAGGTCGCCGGGGACCCGGTTCTCCTCACCCGCACGGAGGGAGCGGGCCAGGTCGACCACGCCCGTCCCCCGCGAGTAGGTGGACCCGACGGCGGGGATCGTCTCGGGCTCGTCGGCGCCGAGCACGTACAGCTCGGTGTCGCCGTCGAAGTCGTTCGGGTCCGGGAACACGACGGTCCCCGTCTCCCCCGCGATCTCGACGAAGCCGGTGCGGCCACGGTCGGACTCGAACGAGAACACGCTCTGCGCGCTCCCGCCGTCCTCGAACTGGATCAGCGCCGAGTGGTTCGTCGGCACGTCGACGGGGAACTCCGTCCCGGCCTTCGGACCCGAGCCGATCGTGCGGGTGGCACGGGACTTCGAGGCGGTGGCGGTGACCTTCGCGACGGGTCCGAACGCCTGCACCAGGGTGGTGATGTAGTACGGGCCGATGTCGAACAGCGGGCCGGCGCCGTCCGCGAACAGGAACTCGGGGCTCGGGTGCCACGACTCCGGGCCGGGGCTCTGGAAGAGCGTCAGACCGTTCAGCGGCGTGCCGATCCGACCGTCGCGGATCGTCCGGAGGGCGGTCTGCAGTCCGGCGCCGAGGAACGTGTCCGGCGCGACGCTGACGGTCCTGCCGGCGGCGCGCGCCGCGTCCCGGAGCTCGGCCGCGCTGGAACGGTCGAGCGCGTAGGGCTTCTCGCCCCAGACGTGCTTGCCCGCGGCGAGGGCGCGGAGGGCGACCTCGACGTGCGCGGCCGGGATGGTCAGGTTCACGACGATCTCGACGTCGTCGTCGGCGAGGAGCTCCTCCACCGATCCCGATCCGGCGACGCCCCACTTCTCGGCCTGGGCGGCGGCACGTGCCTCGTCGATGTCGGCGATGAACCGGACCTCGACGTCGGGGAAGACCGTGAGGTTCGACAGGTACTGGTCGGAGATGACCCCGGCCCCGATGACGCCGACCCCGACCGGGCCGGTGCGGCGCGCGGCGTCGTCGGACTGCTGCGCGCCCGCCGCGGTCGTCGTGTCGGTCATGCGCGGACCCCCTGCAGGAACGTGTACGAGTCGGCGACGGCCTGGAACACGTCGCCCTCGTGGCCGTCGAGCTCGACGACGTGCTGGGCGTCCGGCGCCGCGGCGACGATGTCGCGGATCGGCATGACGCCGTTGCCCACCGCGACCTGCTTCTCGTCGTCGTGCGAGCCGTCGCCGTCCTTGACGTGCAGGAACTGCACCTTGTCGCCGTACTTGCCGAGGATCGCGACCGGGTCGTCGCCACCGACCGTCACCCAGTAGGTGTCGAGCTCGAGGACGACGTCGTCGGACAGCGCGTCGGCGAAGACCTCGTAGGCGCTCACGCCGTCGATGCGGTTCGAGAACTCGAACGCGTGGTTGTGGTAGCCGAGCACGAGTCCGTGGTCGGCGGCGCGGGGAGCCAGTGCGCTGAGTTCGCGGGCGACGGCCTCGACGTCCTCGCGGGTCGTCCAGCGGGCCTCGTCGATGTGCGGGTCGATGAGCGTCCCCAGCCCGACCGTGACGCTGGCGTGGAGGATGCGCTCGAGGTCCTGCTCCCCGGCGTCCAGCAGACGGGCGTGGCCGCTCGGTGCCTGCAGGCCAGCGGCCGCCAGGGCGTCGCGCAGTTCCTCGGCGCGGTCGACGAAGCCGAAGGCCTCGACGTTCGTGTAGCCGATCGACGCGATGCGCTGGAGCGTGCCCGGCAGGTCCGCCGAGAGGGCGTCCCGCACCGTGTAGAGCTGGACCGACAGGGGTTGTGTCACCAGGGGTTCTCCTCGTCGAGATGGTGGATCGTCAGTGATCGAGCGTCACACTATGGCCGCTTCTGTCGGCGGTCAAGCAGAAGTTGCGAAGTCCTCGACAGTCTTCGTTGCGTGGCGCGTTCGATGTGTGCTTCACTCCCGACATGATCGACTTCACCCGGACGGCAGCGTCGCCGCCGGTCGGAGCGAGCGAACTCTTCCAGATCCTCCGCGACGGTGTGCCGCGGACCCGGGCGGAGCTCGCCGCCCTGACGGGACTCGCACGCTCGACGATCGCCGTGCGCCTGGACGCCCTCGTCGACGTGGGGCTCGTGGGCCCCGTCGAGACCGCCGCGTCGACCGGCGGCCGTCCCCCCGCCCAGGTCGCCCTCGTCCCGCGCGCACGCCTCGTCGTGGCCGCCGACCTCGGTGCCTCGCACGGGCGGGTCGCCGTGACCGACCTCGTCGGGGCCCCGCTCGCGACGCGGGAGGCCGCGATCGACATCGCCGCCGGCCCGGTCCCCACCCTCACGTGGCTGGTCGAGACCGTCGACGAACTGCTCGACGAGGTCGGTCGGCGGCGCGACGACGTCGTCGCGATCGGCATCGGCGTCCCCGGCCCGGTCGAGTTCTCCACCGGGCGCCCGGCGAACCCGCCGATCATGCCAGGCTGGGACGGCTTCGACGTCCCCGGCTGGTTGCGCGGCCACGTCGCCGCGCACGTGCTGGTCGACAACGACGTGAACATCGCCGCGCTCGGCGAACGGGCGTACGGCTGGCCGGACCTGGACCACCTGTTGTTCGTGAAGGTCGCGACCGGCATCGGCTCGGGCATCGTCTCCGACGGGCAGCTCCGCCGGGGCGCGCAGGGCACGGCGGGCGACATCGGTCACGTGCGCGTGTCCCGCGCGGGCGACGTGCCGTGCCACTGCGGCAACACCGGCTGCCTCGAGGCCGTCGCCTCCGGCCCGGCAATCGCCCGCGCCCTGCGGGCGAAGGGCCACGACGTGCACACCAGCGGCGACGTCATCGACCTGGTGAACCGGTCGGAACTCGACGCGATCGGGGCCGTCCGACAGGCCGGCCGGGACATCGGCGAGGTCCTCGCGACCTGTGTCTCGCTCGTCAACCCGTCCGTGATCACGCTCGGCGGCTCCATCACCCGTGCCGGGGAGCACCTGCTCGCCGGTGTCCGCGAGGTCGTCTACGCCCGCTCGATGCCCCTCGCCACCGAGCACCTCGTGATCGCGCAGTCCCGTGCGGGCTCCGTCGCCGCCCTGCAGGGCGCAGCCGTGCTCGCCCTCGACTACGCGCTCTCCCCCGCCGGCGTCGACGAGCTCGTCGCCCCCGCCGAGGGCCGTCAGCTCGTCTCCTGAGGGCGGACGCCGCGCGCGTCGGTTCGCGCCGTGTCGGCCCGCGGGGTGACAATCGTCCGGTGACGATCGTGCAGCCCACCCTGTGGGGCGACCTGGACCCCGGTCTGGAGGCCCTCCCCGCCTCCGCCGCGCCGGCCACGTCCGCCGTGCGGTCGGCTGCACGCGACGCTGCTCCCGTCGGTCGTCCTGCCGCGGGCCCGCGGTCCGCGCCCGGTGGCCACGACGCGTTCACCGCGCTCCGCGGGCACACCGAGCGGATCGTCGCGCACTCGTCCGACCGGGTGGCGTGGCTCCGCGCCCGCGCGATGGGCATCACCGCGACCGACGTCGCACGGCTCGCGTCGCTGCGCGCGGTCGAGACCGTCGTCGCCGAGAAGCGGTACGGCTCCCGGTTCTCGGGCAACGCCTGGACCGAGCACGGCAAGGACCGTGAGCCCGTGATCGCCGCCTGGGTCGCGGCCACGCACGGCATCGAGCCGTCGGCCCACCTCTTCCACGCGAGCACGAACCGCGCGCACCTGGCGACCCCGGACGGCGTCGGCCACGACGCGTCGGACCGACTCGTGCTCGCCGAGATCAAGACCACGGGCAAGGGCTGGCGGAGCATCCCCCGGCACTACCTGCGCCAGGTCTGGTGGCAGCAGTACGTCCTGGGGGCCGACCGCACCCTGTTCGTGTGGGAGCGCCACGACGACTTCGTGCCCGTCGCCGACGAACCCGAGTGCCGGTGGGTCGACCGCGACGACGACCAGATCCGCGGGCTCGTCCAGCTCGCGGACCTCGTGCTCGACAAGCTCCGGACGTTCCGGGTCTAGACCCGCAGCAGACGCAGCCGGCTCATCCCCACCACGAGGATCCCCATGAGCCCGATGAACACCGCGACGCCGAGGCAGTACAGCGCCACGACGCCGTAGCCCTGCGCAGGGTCCAGGAACGGGTACGGGACCCACCCGTCGGTCGCGCCGCGGACGAGCACCACGACGAGCCAGACCGCCGGGTAGACCAGGAACCACCAGACGTGCCGGAGGAGCAGCCGCGCCCGGTCGGAGAACACCAGCCAGTCGAGCACGGCGTACAGCGGGATCACCTTGTGCAGCACGTCGTTCGACCACGGCACCGTGTTCGACACCGAGGCCCCGACGAGCAGCGTGTTGTAGACGACGCCCGTCGTGGCGATGTACACCGTCGCCGCACCCCGGAACCCGGTGAGCAGCAGGTTGCTGCGCTGCCGTCGCGCTGCTGCCACCAGGGTCAGCGCGAAAGCCACCGCGACGATGAGGTTCGACTGGATCGTGAAGTAGCCAAAAAAGTTCCAGAACAGGTAGTCCGGCGTCCGGGAGGTCACGAGCCACTGCGCGAGGACCGCAGCGACGACCGCGATCACGGCGACGAGCCGGAGGGAGTTCACGAGGGTCCGCACGAGGCCACGGTATCCGGTCGGACCCCCGGGAACGCAGGAGGACCCGCACCGATCGGTGCGGGTCCTCTTGGCCTGATCAGTCGATCAGATGGCGTTGACGTCGAGCGGGATGCCCGGTCCGAACGTCGTCGAGACGGCGCCCTTCATGATGTAGCGGCCCTTCGACGCGGACGGCTTGAGGCGGACGATCTCCTCGAGCGCGGCCGAGATGTTCTCGTCGAGCTGCTCCGGCGTGAACGAGGCCTTGCCGACGACGAAGTGCACGTTGGCGTGCTTGTCGACGCGGAACTCGATCTTGCCGCCCTTGATGTCGTTGACGGCCTGCGCCACGTTCGGGGTCACGGTGCCGGTCTTCGGGTTGGGCATGAGGCCACGCGGGCCGAGCACCTTGCCGAGACGACCGACCTTGCCCATGAGCTCCGGCGTCGCGACGGCGGAGTCGAACGCGGTGTAGCCCTCGGCCACCTTCGCGATGAGCTCGTCGCCACCGACCTCGTCGGCACCGGCGGCGATGGCGGCCTCGGCCGCAGCGCCCACGGCGAATACGATGACGCGGGCGGTCTTGCCCGTGCCGTGCGGCAGGATGACCGTGCCGCGGACCATCTGGTCGGCCTTGCGCGGGTCGACGCCGAGCTTCAGCGCAACCTCGACCGTGGAGTCGGTCTTCGCCGAGCCGGTCTCCTTCGCGAGGGCGACTGCCTCGGTCGGGGTGTAGAACTTGTCGGCCTCGATCTTCGCGGCCGCGGCCTGGTAGGCCTTGGACTTCTTCGCCATGGTGTTCTCCTCAGGAGCTACGTGGTTGACGAGCCGGCGAGGCTCTCCCACGGAAAGGGGTCGGGGTGTGTGGGGCGCTGAGGCTTACGCCTCGACCGTGATGCCCATCGAACGAGCGGTGCCGGCGATGATCTTCGCGGCCTGCTCGATGTCGTTGGCGTTCAGGTCGGCCTGCTTGGTCTCGGCGATCTGACGGACCTGGTCCATCGAGATCTTCGCGACCTTGACCGTGTGCGGGGTCGAGGACCCCTTCTGCACACCCGCGGCCTTCTTGATCAGCTCTGCGGCCGGCGGGGTCTTGAGGACGAACGTGAACGAACGGTCCTCGTAGACGGTGATCTCGACCGGCACGACGTTCCCGCGCTGCGACTCGGTCGCGGCGTTGTACGCCTTGCAGAACTCCATGATGTTCACGCCGTGCTGACCGAGCGCAGGACCGATCGGCGGGGCCGGGTTGGCGGCGCCCGCGTTGATCTGCAGCTTGATGAGGCCCGTGACCTTCTTCTTCGGTGCCATGTTGTGCTTCCTCCTGGAATCGAACGCACGGGGATCCGTGCACTCTCCCGCTGGCCCGGCGGATCCGGACCGCGGTGAAGCCCCGCATGCCACAGCACGCGGGGCCAAACCTCAGTAGCTTACTACAGCTTGGTGACCTGGTCGAAGCTGAGCTCGACCGGGGTCTCGCGCTCGAACAGCGAGACGAGGACGGTGAGCTTGCCGCTCTCCGGCTTGATCTCGGAGATCGAACCCGGCAGGCCCGCGAACGAGCCTTCCTTGATGGTGATCGTCTCGCCGATCTCGAAGTCGACCTCGGCCTGCGGCTGCGCCTGTGCGGCACCGCCGGACTTCGCGCCACCCTTGGTCGGTGCGGCCTCGGCGACCTGCACGAGCGACTTCAGCATGCCGAACGCCTCGTCGAAGCGGAGCGGCGTCGGGTT
The sequence above is drawn from the Curtobacterium sp. MR_MD2014 genome and encodes:
- a CDS encoding Gfo/Idh/MocA family protein, whose protein sequence is MTDTTTAAGAQQSDDAARRTGPVGVGVIGAGVISDQYLSNLTVFPDVEVRFIADIDEARAAAQAEKWGVAGSGSVEELLADDDVEIVVNLTIPAAHVEVALRALAAGKHVWGEKPYALDRSSAAELRDAARAAGRTVSVAPDTFLGAGLQTALRTIRDGRIGTPLNGLTLFQSPGPESWHPSPEFLFADGAGPLFDIGPYYITTLVQAFGPVAKVTATASKSRATRTIGSGPKAGTEFPVDVPTNHSALIQFEDGGSAQSVFSFESDRGRTGFVEIAGETGTVVFPDPNDFDGDTELYVLGADEPETIPAVGSTYSRGTGVVDLARSLRAGEENRVPGDLAFHVLDVMVSIAEAAERGETVLVESTVAPSPTLPEGWDPAESTLS
- a CDS encoding sugar phosphate isomerase/epimerase family protein, with the translated sequence MTQPLSVQLYTVRDALSADLPGTLQRIASIGYTNVEAFGFVDRAEELRDALAAAGLQAPSGHARLLDAGEQDLERILHASVTVGLGTLIDPHIDEARWTTREDVEAVARELSALAPRAADHGLVLGYHNHAFEFSNRIDGVSAYEVFADALSDDVVLELDTYWVTVGGDDPVAILGKYGDKVQFLHVKDGDGSHDDEKQVAVGNGVMPIRDIVAAAPDAQHVVELDGHEGDVFQAVADSYTFLQGVRA
- a CDS encoding ROK family transcriptional regulator is translated as MIDFTRTAASPPVGASELFQILRDGVPRTRAELAALTGLARSTIAVRLDALVDVGLVGPVETAASTGGRPPAQVALVPRARLVVAADLGASHGRVAVTDLVGAPLATREAAIDIAAGPVPTLTWLVETVDELLDEVGRRRDDVVAIGIGVPGPVEFSTGRPANPPIMPGWDGFDVPGWLRGHVAAHVLVDNDVNIAALGERAYGWPDLDHLLFVKVATGIGSGIVSDGQLRRGAQGTAGDIGHVRVSRAGDVPCHCGNTGCLEAVASGPAIARALRAKGHDVHTSGDVIDLVNRSELDAIGAVRQAGRDIGEVLATCVSLVNPSVITLGGSITRAGEHLLAGVREVVYARSMPLATEHLVIAQSRAGSVAALQGAAVLALDYALSPAGVDELVAPAEGRQLVS
- a CDS encoding YqaJ viral recombinase family protein, which translates into the protein MTIVQPTLWGDLDPGLEALPASAAPATSAVRSAARDAAPVGRPAAGPRSAPGGHDAFTALRGHTERIVAHSSDRVAWLRARAMGITATDVARLASLRAVETVVAEKRYGSRFSGNAWTEHGKDREPVIAAWVAATHGIEPSAHLFHASTNRAHLATPDGVGHDASDRLVLAEIKTTGKGWRSIPRHYLRQVWWQQYVLGADRTLFVWERHDDFVPVADEPECRWVDRDDDQIRGLVQLADLVLDKLRTFRV
- a CDS encoding Pr6Pr family membrane protein — translated: MRTLVNSLRLVAVIAVVAAVLAQWLVTSRTPDYLFWNFFGYFTIQSNLIVAVAFALTLVAAARRQRSNLLLTGFRGAATVYIATTGVVYNTLLVGASVSNTVPWSNDVLHKVIPLYAVLDWLVFSDRARLLLRHVWWFLVYPAVWLVVVLVRGATDGWVPYPFLDPAQGYGVVALYCLGVAVFIGLMGILVVGMSRLRLLRV
- the rplA gene encoding 50S ribosomal protein L1 yields the protein MAKKSKAYQAAAAKIEADKFYTPTEAVALAKETGSAKTDSTVEVALKLGVDPRKADQMVRGTVILPHGTGKTARVIVFAVGAAAEAAIAAGADEVGGDELIAKVAEGYTAFDSAVATPELMGKVGRLGKVLGPRGLMPNPKTGTVTPNVAQAVNDIKGGKIEFRVDKHANVHFVVGKASFTPEQLDENISAALEEIVRLKPSASKGRYIMKGAVSTTFGPGIPLDVNAI
- the rplK gene encoding 50S ribosomal protein L11, giving the protein MAPKKKVTGLIKLQINAGAANPAPPIGPALGQHGVNIMEFCKAYNAATESQRGNVVPVEITVYEDRSFTFVLKTPPAAELIKKAAGVQKGSSTPHTVKVAKISMDQVRQIAETKQADLNANDIEQAAKIIAGTARSMGITVEA